The following are encoded together in the Anguilla rostrata isolate EN2019 chromosome 19, ASM1855537v3, whole genome shotgun sequence genome:
- the LOC135245527 gene encoding B-cell receptor-associated protein 29-like has product MTLQWTAVALFLYVEIGVLLILCLPFVSPQRWQSVFRLNIWNRLSGFWNKGFLTMIIVLIVLFLDAVREVRKYSGAQAGKDSKLHPNMFDHLHMKLFRAQRNLYISGFSLFLWLVLRRIITLISQLATSLLNGAALQTQVDGANEAAKKYMEDNVLLKRSLEDGKVDKGSAEAKQELRKEVQKLSEDLENARDALKKSQAEMQAMKKQTEGLTKEYDRLLVEHQKLQNLHEDAGDKKAQ; this is encoded by the exons ATGACTCTGCAGTGGACGGCCGTGGCCCTCTTCCTCTACGTGGAGATCGGAgtcctcctcatcctctgcCTCCCCTTCGTCTCCCCCCAGAG atggCAGTCGGTGTTCAGGCTGAACATCTGGAACAGGCTTTCCGGGTTCTGGAACAAGGGCTTCCTGACCATGATAATCGTCCTCATTGTCCTGTTCCTCG ACGCAGTGAGGGAGGTGCGGAAGTATTCGGGGGCGCAGGCGGGCAAGGACTCCAAGCTGCACCCCAACATGTTCGACCACCTGCACATGAAGCTGTTCCGGGCCCAGAGGAACCTCTACATCTCCggcttctccctcttcctctggcT tgtgctGAGAAGGATCATCACGCTGATTAGCCAGCTGGCCACCTCGCTGCTCAACGGCGCCGCCCTGCAGACCCAGGTGGACGGAGCCAACGAAGCGGCCAAGAAGTACATGGAGGACAACGTACTTCTGAAacgg TCTCTGGAGGACGGCAAGGTGGACAAGGGGAGCGCGGAGGCGAAGCAGGAGCTCAGGAAGGAGGTGCAGAAGCTGTCGGAGGACCTGGAGAACGCAAGGGATG cCCTGAAGAAGTCTCAGGCTGAAATGCAGGCAATGAAGAAACAAACAGAGGGTCTGACCAAGGAGTACGACAGGCTCCTGGTAGAGCACCAGAAACTGCAG AACCTTCACGAGGACGCGGGAGACAAGAAGGCCCAATAG